A genomic window from Nicotiana sylvestris chromosome 11, ASM39365v2, whole genome shotgun sequence includes:
- the LOC138881702 gene encoding secreted RxLR effector protein 161-like, whose amino-acid sequence MEKSIAIATKLDIDEHGSSIDQKLCKVMIGSLLYLTAGRPDIVFSVGLCTNFNLVGYDDVDYAGFLVDRKSTSGMAHFLGSCLVSWATKKHNSVALSTAEAEYVVAASCCAQLLWIK is encoded by the exons ATGGAGAAATCCATTGCAATagctactaaattagacatagatgaacatGGTTCATCTATTGATCAGAAGTTGTGTAAGgttatgattggttcacttttgtatcttactgctggcagacctgacatagtttttAGTGTAGGACTTT GTACTAACtttaatctagtaggatatgaTGATGTtgactatgcaggtttccttgtggatagaaaaagcacctcaggtatggctcattttcttggttcatgtctggtatcatgggccactaaaaagcataATTCAGTGGCtttatccactgctgaggctgaatatgttgttgctgcctcttgttgtgctcaattattATGGATCAAATAG
- the LOC138881701 gene encoding uncharacterized protein has translation MSNPQDNSGTPPPSSPSGSSTPFPPSTNPQPKKRRIKMLARKTTASGALSKKLNAQLKAAQAQDSDNSDNSFKSMSEGGGPGSSDFEKTQNPPSNVSSALAENLENRFVLVGTIKDVEMTELGRSGAICGVAHGTVEESGKKSGGSGSGEAAKDLKVGASYDPKKRRTPTSKAPSATKPSKKRKAFSPTTTETPLPKGRDPRSRVKQSESELQKALVESKKKRMDKGKGKVAESSEAVDVEEMEQVHQEEHTTMEFQTPKPKKTKTSSKKSSSVSKAAKPPLAKRTRSTVKSKQVRVSKDEEWSGEEESESDVEQDKLAKFVKRIFLKGRLLKDLVEPGMVRLVDALAIQGWKDMVFQMDGRLARNEIIKFMANADVKDGRVTSQVKGVQVTFDAEKLGGILDIPTEGCDDYTMQRWPSLDSLPTALEITRRFCDVEEVNEAKFVHKSEMKPQHKVLFEFVNKCLLPRQERRHIANYMDFVLMECLECGRQINWPAFIIKQLDRVINGSKAHATPYGFILTTVLDR, from the exons ATGTCGAACCCTCAAGATAACTCAGGGACTCCTCCACCATCATCCCCTTCTGGTTCCTCTACGCCTTTTCCACCCAGTACAAACCCCCAGCCTAAGAAAAGACGTATTAAAATGCTAGCTAGAAAAACTACAGCCTCTGGTGCATTGTCAAAGAAATTAAACGCACAATTGAAGGCTGCCCAAGCCCAAGATTCTGATAACTCAGACAATTCATTCAAATCTATGAGTGAGGGGGGAGGACCTGGGTCTTCTGACTTTGAGAAGACTCAAAACCCCCCTTCTAATGTAAGTTCCGCTTTggctgaaaatttagaaaataggtttgttttggttGGGACTATCAAGGATGTGGAAATGACTGAATTGGGAagaagtggag CTATCTGTGGGGTTGCACATGGAACAGTGGAAGAAAGTGGcaagaagtcagggggaagtggttcagGGGAGGCTGCTAAAGATTTG AAAGTAGGTGccagttatgatccaaagaaaaggagaactccAACATCAAAAGCCCCCAGTGCTACTAAACCTTCTAAGAAACGAAAGGCTTTCTCCCCAACAACTACTGAAACTCCCTTACCAAAGGGAAGAGACCCAAGAAGCAGGGTGAAACAGAGTGAGAGTGAACTACAAAAGGCTTTGGTTGAAAGTAAGAAGAAGAGGATGGATAAAGGAAAAGGTAAGGTTGCAGAGTCCTCTGAAGCTGTTGatgttgaggagatggaacaggtccatcaAGAGGAACATACAACAATGGAGTTTCAGACTCCCAAGCCCAAAAAGACCAAGacctcttccaagaagtcttcatctGTGTCTAAGGCTGCTAAACCTCCGTTGGCCAAAAGGACAAGGTCTACAGTGAAAAGCAAACAAGTTAGAGTTTCTAaagatgaggaatggagtggtgaagaagaaagtgagtctGATGTTGAACAAGACAAACTGGCCAAGTTTGTCAAAAGAATATTTTTGAAGGGAAGATTGCTGAAAGACTTAGTGGAACCAGGAATGGTTCGTTTGGTTGATGCCCTAGCTATTCAgggctggaaggacatggtctTTCAGATGGATGGAAGGCTGGCCAGGAATGAGATCATTAAATTTATGGCAAATGCTGATGTCAAAGATGGCAGAGTGACCAGCCAAGTAAAAGGAGTTCAAGTGACATTTGATGCAGAGAAGCTGGGAGGGATTCTTGACATCCCTACAGAGGGATGTGATGACTACACCATGCAAAGATGGCCAAGTTTGGATTCCCTTCCTACTGCCCTGGAAATcactaggagattctgtgatgttgaagaagtgaacgaggccaagtttgtgcacaagagtgaaatgaagccacaacacaaagtcctctttgagtttgtcaacaagtgcctactgccTAGGCAGGAAAGAAGGCATATTGCTAACTATATGGATTTTGTTCTAATGGAGTGCCTTGAATGTGGAAGGCAAATCAACTGGCCTGCATTCATCATCAAGCAACTAgacagggttatcaatggctccaaggcccatGCCACCCCCTATGGATTTATTCTGACTACTGTTCTGGATCGATGA